The Porites lutea chromosome 4, jaPorLute2.1, whole genome shotgun sequence genome contains a region encoding:
- the LOC140933267 gene encoding 5'-nucleotidase domain-containing protein 1-like — protein MTSLNDYDWIGFDLDHTLIQYKLDYLYPFIYKIFTEALVKDKGYDSSLLQDNFEDLKDFCLRGLILDTQKGNILKIDKDGFILRATHGTKQMTREEITDTYGEKSIWPEINSLKENPSQQSSMFRVFENYFDLPVMVICARLIDIIDKKNGRLEKYNFWPDVIYMLRHVFNPLNFSDQNGYFFPVITKNTSKFIKPCSKKIIDWIKSLRDGKQKVFLLTNSYIDYTNLLMNFAVGEHWPEMFDVVVCMAGKPGFFKYEEQLTQFYEIDGEREGDPVKQLQQNRIYSRGNHRDFTAFLQKQTNKENLKVLYFGDSMRSDLFPSVVHGGWDVVTILEEMESEGLVIEHLLTHEDEKESLEDGPSPKKPAKYLHDHIEIERHKEEVLLSNQWGSFFTDAGTAQEGPSKDYDPCFNNVLDGFFVCNKAKERREMNTFWGDVIQKYSTITIPRIDFITELPLDHEFQLFSASAGGFYPGSPKSLHL, from the exons ATGACAAGTTTAAATGACTACGACTGGATTGGGTTTGATCTAGATCATACATTGATTCAGTATAAGCTGGATTATCTTTACCCG tttatttataaaatattCACCGAAGCCTTGGTTAAAGACAAAGGCTATGATTCCAGCTTATTGCAAGACAACTTTGAAGACCTCAAGGACTTTTG tctTAGGGGACTGATCTTGGACACACAAAAAGgaaatatcctgaaaattgacAAAGATGGGTTTATACTGAG GGCAACACATGGTACAAAACAGATGACAAGAGAAGAAATTACAGATACGTATGGAGAAAAGAGCATATGGCCCGAGATTAACAGCCTGAAAGAAAATCCAAGTCAACAAT CTTCCATGTTTAGAGTGTTTGAGAATTACTTTGACCTTCCTGTGATGGTAATATGTGCACGTCTCATTGATATAATAGATAAAAAG AATGGAAGATTggaaaaatacaatttttggCCTGATGTAATTTATATGTTAAGACATGTTTTTAATCCACTAAACTTTTCTG atcAAAATGGGTACTTCTTTCCTGTTATAACAAAAAACACATCGAAATTTATAAAGCCATGTAGCAAGAAAATTATTGACTGGATTAAATCATTAAGAGATGGAAAGCAAAAAGTCTTCCTCCTCACCAACTCATACATTGACTACACAAATCTTCTTATGAATTTTGCTGTTGG ggAACATTGGCCAGAAAtgtttgatgttgttgtttgcaTGGCTGGAAAACCAG GTTTTTTCAAGTACGAAGAACAACTAACCCAGTTTTATGAGATTG ATGGTGAAAGAGAAGGTgatcctgtaaaacagcttcaGCAAAATAGAATTTATAGCAGAGGGAATCACAGGGACTTCACTGcatttcttcaaaaacaaaccaacaaagaaAACCTTAAG GTTTTGTATTTTGGAGATAGTATGAGGTCAGACCTGTTCCCATCAGTGGTACATGGTGGCTGGGATGTTGTCACAATACTGGAGGAGATGGAATCAGAAGGCCTAGTAATAGAACACCTTTTAACACATGAAGATGAAAAG gAATCGCTTGAAGATGGTCCCAGTCCCAAGAAACCTGCCAAGTATCTCCAT GATCACATAGAGATTGAAAGGCACAAGGAAGAGGTACTCTTGTCAAACCAGTGGGGCTCATTTTTCACTGATGCTGGCACTGCTCAAGAGGGACCCAGCAAAGATTATGACCCCTGCTTTAACAATGTATTGGAtggtttctttgtttgtaacaaagccaaagaaagaagagaaatgaACACTTTTTGGGGAGATGTGATACAGAAATACAGTACTATTACCATTCCACGGATTGATTTTATCACAG AACTACCACTTGATCATGAATTTCAACTCTTCAGTGCATCAGCAGGTGGATTTTACCCAGGAAGTCCAAAATCTCTTCACTTATAA
- the LOC140932915 gene encoding uncharacterized protein yields MPWYALNTSIMIQNLRDHCPLVKQVWLEDNSAGGGSIVHLYNWYRQLSKEGQKFGYLVNGTKSWLIVKSRELAEEAKRVFGEEVNITTEGQRHLGAVIASQEYKDQYCEEKVRAWKEEIERLSEIAKSQLHAAYIAFTKGYKSKFTYFMRTIESFEVYVDPIQEVIEDLLLPTLFGQSEPLPNEVRRLATLATGQGGLGIPDLKSEAPQQFAASRLITTAHVDSITSQSSIMVLGERSTGELKRHQQSLKRASAKEKMDSIDSSLSPGLLCLVNQSRDKGSNSWLNAMPLADKGLALNKQEFRDSLRLCYDLPLVDLPNHCICGDKFTVSHALSCKKGEFVAQRHDSVRNLLTTFIDKFCNNVEIEPRLQPLDKERFYLRSAVTSSEARSFMFKHLDIALPCASDSDQALLLQF; encoded by the exons ATGCCATGGTACGCACTTAATACATCCATAATGATACAGAATTTGAGGGATCATTGCCCATTGGTTAAACAGGTGTGGCTTGAAGACAACTCAGCTGGAGGAGGGAGTATAGTGCACTTATACAACTGGTACAGGCAATTGAGTAAGGAAGGTCAAAAGTTTGGTTACCTTGTGAATGGGACAAAGAGCTGGCTTATTGTGAAGTCTAGGGAACTCGCGGAGGAAGCAAAGAGGGTGTTTGGAGAGGAAGTCAACATAACCACTGAAGGTCAGCGCCATCTGGGAGCAGTTATTGCGTCGCAAGAATACAAAGATCAGTATTGTGAGGAGAAGGTTCGTGCATGGAAAGAGGAAATCGAACGTCTCTCTGAAATAGCGAAGAGCCAGCTCCATGCAGCGTATATTGCTttcacaaaaggctacaagtcgAAGTTCACCTACTTCATGCGCACAATTGAATCGTTTGAAGTTTATGTCGATCCAATCCAGGAAGTGATTGAAGATTTACTACTCCCAACTTTGTTCGGTCAATCAGAGCCTCTCCCTAACGAGGTGCGCAGACTTGCTACCTTAGCAACGGGTCAAGGGGGTCTAGGCATTCCTGATCTGAAATCCGAGGCACCGCAGCAGTTTGCTGCCTCGAGACTAATAACCACCGCACATGTAGATTCTATTACTTCACAGAGTTCCATCATGGTGCTAGGAGAAAGATCTACGGGGGAGCTAAAGAGGCATCAACAATCACTTAAGAGAGCAagtgccaaagagaaaatggatagcATTGATTCAAGCCTCTCCCCAGGCCTGCTGTGTCTGGTTAATCAATCGAGGGACAAGGGCTCAAATTCTTGGCTGAATGCGATGCCTCTCGCTGACAAAGGTTTAGCCCTCAACAAGCAAGAGTTCAGAGACTCGCTACGCTTGTGTTATGACTTGCCCTTAGTCGATTTACCAAATCATTGCATATGTGGGGATAAATTCACCGTTAGTCACgccctctcttgtaaaaaggggGAGTTTGTAGCACAGAGACATGATAGTGTACGGAACTTGTTAACGACATTCATCGACAAGTTCTGCAATAATGTCGAAATCGAACCACGCCTTCAACCCCTCGACAAGGAGCGATTTTATTTGAGGAGCGCTGTTACAAGTTCTGAGGCAAG ATCTTTCATGTTCAAGCACCTGGATATTGCCCTTCCTTGTGCTTCAGATAGTGATCAAGCCCTATTGTTGCAGTTTTGA
- the LOC140935301 gene encoding transmembrane protein 127-like yields MLPRPLYFSHPSSYSRRRSRNRRSSRRPKPEYERNIVSAFFALASAVLLAIAEAEPKWLHIVSGKCQGKYMGLYKVIAYKHPEDLKLYCFTTDIVLLLRVVVTVCCIGIVASMFACLLDLCGTLNRCLKVVKDYSFGNVITVVMCVGATLLVYWVTRILEEVSEKETGIKSKIKFDISFFLVVAAGASSVMATGFSLLMHCFLHRASRERTRSDDELSLELMYSMLPADSFSDIPPPAYSP; encoded by the exons ATGCTACCAAGACCTTTGTATTTCTCTCACCCGAGCAGCTATTCAAGGCGACGATCAAGAAATCGCAGAAGCTCGCGTCGCCCGAAGCCCGAGTATGAGCGAAACATCGTTTCCGCGTTTTTCGCTCTCGCATCTGCAGTGCTTCTTGCGATTGCAGAGGCTGAACCGAAATGGCTTCATATTGTCTCGGGGAAATGCCAAGGAAAATACATGGGATTGTACAAAGTCATCGCTTATAAACATCCTGAAGACCtaa AACTGTATTGCTTCACAACAGACATTGTTCTTCTTTTGCGTGTGGTTGTGACAGTGTGTTGTATAGGGATTGTTGCTAGCATGTTTGCTTGTTTACTGGATTTGTGTGGTACACTTAACAGATGTCTCAAAGTTGTCAAGGATTATTCCTTTGGAAATGTCATCACTG ttgTCATGTGTGTTGGCGCTACTCTTCTTGTTTATTGGGTAACAAGAATTCTGGAAGAAGTATCAGAGAAAGAGACTGGAATTAAATCCAAGATTAAATTTGATATCAGCTTTTTTCTTGTGGTGGCAGCTGGAGCATCATCTGTAATGGCTACTGGGTTTAGCTTACTCATGCACTGTTTCTTACATCGTGCAAGCAGGGAAAGAACTCGTTCTGACGATGAGCTCTCACTAGAACTTATGTATTCCATGTTACCTGCAGACAGCTTTTCTGACATTCCTCCTCCTGCCTACTCACCTTGA